DNA from Branchiostoma lanceolatum isolate klBraLanc5 chromosome 9, klBraLanc5.hap2, whole genome shotgun sequence:
AATCGAGAAGGGATTGACGGATCATCGTGATTCTTAGTGTGATGACTTACATGATTAGGACTCTCAAACAAGTTACATGTGTAATCgagaaagagatgaatgttGATATATacaaagtatgcaaatgaaaacctcatttacataactaatgagaaaatAGTATAAtcccatagtggtaaatgacgggAATCTGGCGGTATTAGGAAgttaagtaaaggtgaacattgtCAGACATAAATCGTACAAATCAGTGCCTCGTTTAGATAATCTATGTGAAAGTGATACGCTAGCCTAAATTGCTAAGGTTAGGCTTTCATATTTTGAACAATTTgcgttatttgggtagagacgATGGTTAACTggtataattcatgcaaatgaggaccctatttgcattattaatgagaaatATTCATACTGCGTCACTCATTTTACAATGATTTAGTTTTCAATGCATGATGCTTTTAATGTCTCGTTGAGAAAATGTTAACATTGTGTATCGTACTCGACGTACATGCCATTTTGGCTACGCGACTGGGGCGGGTCACATTACTGTGGTCACATTACTGTTGGAGGATAAAACGTGCAGAATTGCCCAGTATATTTATAACGAAAGCCAACATACGTTGTAAAATTTGATTGCAGAGGCACAATCTGGTCCTTGTTCAAATCTGAAATTCAGTCTGAAGACACAAATAGTTTGCAAAAGTAGCTAATCGGGGATtacagtgttttaagttcagtAAGGAAAGTGCTTCTGTAGTAATTGCCCCCTGGTATTGTTGAAAAGGGAAAATATGTCAGCTCGGCCTAGGGTGGACAGTGCATGGACACTGCGCACCGGTCTAAAAAAAGGATGACAACAATCCGATCCATTTGATTAATTACCAACATTACGAACATTCAAGGAAGGTCACGTTACgccgcacacacacatacacacatacacacacacacacacacatgcagacaaacatacacacacacacacacacacacacacacgcacacatgggcgcgcgcgcacacacacacacacacacacacacaccacacaaataaatgaataaatacagaCACATTCGcatgcacaaacacagacacaaccgcacacacactctcacacacagatgcacgcatacgctcaaacacacacaaacacacacacttacacatacatacatacatactacatttgtacatacacacatgcatacgaacacacacacacacacacacacacacacacacacacacacacacacacacacacacaaccgtGAATCTATGATccgaaaagaagaaaagaatatGTAAGAGAGGGAAAACAGCATACATACAGAGGAAACAACCAGGGATATATTGTGGGGTAGGTGTGTTTGTAATAAATGGTAGCCAGCAGCTATCAACCATCAGTTACCCCTCCCCTACAGTAAAGTAAACTTGCCCGGCACCCCAAGGCTACTTGTAACTTTTTCGGATAGTTAATCCTCGCAATGTAATTGACGTGGAAGTTATGGGAGCAGTGCATATACTGGCTGAAGTACGGTCCCTTGTTGTGTCGCTTGCCGCATAAGTCCCAAGAAGATATGTGATAATATCTAATTTCCTTTCCGCACGGCAGCGTCCCCGAACGGACTTTGCGACGTAACGATTTTTGTCTTAAAGTCCGAATCTTGCGAGTTATTATTGCGCGGTGGTGACACATAGTCCATCTTATCTCCTCGCACTGACATTCTTCATAGCGGCCCCTCAAGGCACACGAGTATGAAATTATCAATCAAACATCATTCTGCCTTTAAACGTTTTATTACATTGTGGCGCGGAGTGTGGGGTCAGAGTCTTATCCCTGAGCTAATCAAAGAGTCGGGATCGGACGATCACTCCACGCGCGACACCAATCATGGAAACATTTGGGCCTGGGGCTGACACTACTGTACTCCCGGTGCCTAGCGAAGTGTTGCTTAACTGTTGGGGGAGAAAATAGGGGATGGGGCGTAACAGTTACGGGCAGTTAATATCTATGGATAGCGACCGGGTTTTAAGATGCAGGTTTTCTTCTTACTTTGAGCAGAAAAAATAAGACGCCCATTTCATCGCTTACTGCCCGCGCCATTGTACAGACCTATTCTTAGAATCGGCATGCTAGTAATCACAGATTTTCCCAAATCCGCGGGTGGTTTCCCTTTTtagagagaaaaacaacaaatggcTACACATTGTGATCCTGGCCCCCACGCATGCATCATGGAAAAGCCATATTAAAGATCTAGCAGAACATCAAATACATTGCCTGGGGGACTCCGACCAATCAGTCGGGTATGTAGTTTTTTGCCGCGATGTCTGCCTACCTTATTTGATTCCGCGCAACGTATATCAAATGTCAGGAGCTGGATGAAATAAGTTCGAGCCACAAGGGTGTGACGTAGCCACGCTTTGTGCaatatttcattaattttgacATCAAACGCGTGACGCGGCAAAATAATATCCTGCACggtctttcttcatttttctaaTAACTCCGAACATAATAAGATGGGAAAGACCACGGGGGTATGCTCGAAAGTAATTGCCGAAAAGGCTCGCCGTGTTATTGGCGAGATGCGGTTTTCTCTCtgtacatttcattcatttattaacTTAATTTGTTCATGCCGCGCGAGGCAGGGGCGACTCGCATGCTTCCCCCTCGCTCAAGAGCCTGATTGGGTTTGACGTGAGCCAAACGGAAATTGTTGTTTTCACTTTGATGTTTTCTTGTCTGAACGCTGTACGAAAGACTCCGCGTGCTCCTGGGTCATCAAACTGCCGAAAATTGACTTCCCCACTGAGCTAAGCGGGAACTTATATGTCAGAAAAACAGCACACGATCGAGACCCACGTTTGTGATTACACACGGTATGAGTGGTACAATAATTGGCAACGTCTGGTTtcttattacatgtaatatTCCGTCTAAACGTGTCGTCTGATATACAGCGGACCCGTAAAATCACAGCGAAATGAGATCTTACTCTTTACACTAGCCGCGGTATTATAGCATAGCATAATCTGCAATCTATGCAGGAGAAAATTATCCTTGAAATAATAGATAAAAATGATGGCGTCTATTATAGTGGGAGGGGCGAGGATTATTGCGCCACCTGCACTCAAAACGCTGAGCTCGCGAACTGCAAGCTTCAACTACCGTAAGATATTCCTTCCTTCCCCAAAACGCCTTCTACGATAATTTCTAATCACTTATTCCATGGTACGAGCACATCGGTATGTATGTATGCCGAGATTTGGCATGGATAATTCTGCTAGGTCGAACCCACAGCCCCAAGACTTGCCGCTGAATTCATGAAAGTTCCGTTTTTTTCCGCAGGTTTCCGATTTTCAATTAACCCCTGCTAACGAGGTGGTAGATAAGAGCCACAACTCCCCCCTCCCAAGTGTGCCACTTATCTTCGTTGTTTTCGGACAGCCGGATTGTCGTGTAAGTCCCCTATTTATTTTCATTCGGCGGTGCCACCGGTACTGTGCCGCAGCAGTGTGGCTTTGCCTAAATCCGCCACCGCTAAGAAAACAAGCTGCTTGGGGaacaaaacctacaccacttcttcattgcATCACAAACTAtctgctatggtcttgatcacaaaatatcaagaccatagcacgtccatgtcaaaagatacaaaaacggaagttctgctgcagtaccaaggccacataccaaggggcccaaaatcgacaccTGCCcatataccaaaaatcattgagttATGGTGACTACATtagtcacaaacacacacacacacacacacacacacacacacacacacacacacacacacacacacacacacacacacacacacacacacacacacacacacacacacacacacacacacacacacacacaactaagATAATAAAGTCCGCGGGTCCTGTGAACGCCCTGCGCGGCATATCTAGCTGGATGTCCCGGGAGGGTTCCTAACTCGGCACATCACATGTTACACCTGGACGAGCCGTCTCAACCCCAGCGATGAACATAAACTCGCTGTGTCATTGAATATGACAGCTGACATTTCCCAGTCATTTTTGCTACATTTCAGCAGCTCCCTAATTCCTCTCTATTTCATGTTTCGTTTGCTGTGATCTGAAGCAGTATTAGGACGCATCCATATACAACACACGAGCTTCAACTTTCTTCAACAGTTGATTTTTATGACATACTGTCTGGGAATGTCTACTTTTAGCATAACGCCTCCTTGCGGTTGGACACAAGGCTGCACGAATGACATTGAAGTCACTGGTACGAAAGCAGAAAAATGTGCTCAGGGGTTTGAAGATACGCCACAACTATCGACAGAGATCGTTATCTATATCCAAAGGAACTTTCGGGAATGAATTAGGAAGAGTTGTGCCCGGGGATATCTTTTTGATTGAAGATAATGCAGTCTTGATGTCCTATCCTGCCAATTTTAATCAGTTCCCCTCGACGGAGCACGCCAAAAGGCATTAAAACATAGCGCGCAGCAAACCCTGCATtcaaatttctttatttgttcGGTCGCAATTAGGTTGACCCTTAAGTCGTCTCTGCATAAACTGACTTTATTGTAGACGTGACATTTCACCGCTAATGCAGCGAGGAAGTGCCAAGTGTGACGCGTAATTTCGCGCGTGTCACTTGTGGCAGCCAATTTAATGCTTCACACCGCCGCCCGGTGTATGGTGATGAGGAGTCGCTTGTCTAGCGGGACGGCAGGTGGAATGTACCGGGCTCCTCTCGTGTCTCTGCCGCGGTACTAATTGTTTCGGGATGCTCCCTCATTACTTCTTGTAGCTAAGCGGCTGAGATGAAGCTATTACACTGCGATGCGGTATCACAGTTGCATCATCTGCATTATGATaaacttcgccaagaaggttatgttttcggtagcgtgtgttagtgtgtatgtgtgtgtgtctgtttgtgtgtgaacacgataactcaaagATGCCTGTGTGGATTGTCTTCACATTTGGTATGTGCGTAGGTCTTAATGAGACCTCAGAAtctttagattttgggcccGTTAGCGTCTCATCAagatactgcagcaggacttccggttttgatatctcgtggtcatgattttcgaatggtagatagctcttgtttgtATTAGGACATATTATTTCTTCGAGTCAGTTGGGTAGGGGTTGAAAAAGGATGTGTTCTGAAATGAAAggaatagttttttttcttagttGGTGCAAGCTCAAGCCGTTAATAGATCATTCTATTTACCTTTCCGCCAACACAGAAATGAATGGAGTGATAAAGAATGATCAATTATTTCAATTACCTAAGTGTAAGGATAACTGTTGCAGCTAGCCACTAGATAAGTTTAAGTTAACCAAAGAAACCTGAGGATTTTATGTGATATGATTTTAATAAAGAAAGCGTGCGATCGTGGCCTCGGGAGTAACAAggtagagatggcagacttcacccctttcaCGTACATGTAGGGCAGAagtacaaagaaacacacagacaaacacatgcAAATAAACTTACACGGACTGACTGGCAGactcccacacacacacacacacacacacacacacacacacacacacacacacacacacacacacacacacacacacacacagacacacacacacacagacacacacacacatacacacacacgcacgcgcatacacacatatacacacgcacacacactgtcacacgcacacacacaaactcacatacataaacacacacacaaacgtccCCCCCACACAGACACGTGCTTgcgcgcatacacacacatacacacacgcacacatatacacacgtacacacactgtcacacacacacacgcgcgctcGCGCACACGttcacgtacgcacacacacacactgacacacacgcacacacgctcctacaaaaacaccaaaacagCAGTCAGAACCGAAGTTTATCATTTGAAGGAATATTTGCCCCCAAATAAGCTGCCTTTTCTTAAAAGATAAGGTAAGACCCACGTGCACTTATCCACCGAATGATATGGAAACGTTACATTTATCTATCAGGAAAATGTAAGTATTGAAACCTAGGATTAGTCATGTAAGTACGTACTCTAAGTAAAAATGACAACTCTCCTAATTTTTCCAACGATCTctctcaatgcaaggccgtagggggccacttaTCATAATAAtgaatagtaataataatagaTTCCGGTAGGTACGTAAGACCGACACATTAAAAGAAAGAAGTTTTAAATGTTTAGAGATCTACTACTGCAGCATCAGTATATGTTATTCCCGCGGTCAGAAATTGTTGAGAAGTGCTCGAAGTTTATATCCGGGGGAATTTTGAGAATTGATGTCAGATATATCCATGACTCATCAAACATTCCTGTACCCTTCCGTGCGACATAGCAAGTTAACTTTCATCCGCCAACTTCATCCACCCACCACATTATTATAGACACTGGATGATGTAGACTTACTCCGCGGAGTAGTCCAGGTCCACCCGGACCAGCAGCGCTAATTTGCGGCACGCCGTTATTCGACACGACCGGTGAAAACTAGAGACACGCGACACCTTTGACACCCGTGTCACGAATGAGTGTCACAGATCCGCCATGTGAATACGATTCTCTCATTTCTGGCAAATCCCGCTTAGACGAAAACTACAATTACACGGGAGCCAATAAGACGGGTTCGTAGTTGGACTGACAAGGATTTGTGGTGAAGACAATGGTTTTGTACTGAAGAATAAGGTACTGGTAACTACAGAAGAGTTCACTGCTTGACAATGCGATATTTGAAGACGTGTGAATAAGGCTATTCAAGATtgcgagtacgcatgcgcagcgacaaGTATTGCGAATAATCATGTCACAGGTGAGGGCCCCTGAGACATTAACAAAACGCGTCTGGACATTgtaatgcaaatcgagacaatggtcgagacgaAAACTGTTTACAGGCCaggagccttcacctttgaccttgcgcatgcgtactcggaattgTGAACGACCTTATTGCCAGACGTACTGCCACATTAGCATCTtcgtgtgtgtagtgtgtggaTTTACAAACGGAATGACGAACTGCTACGCTTTTGACAAAAACTACTCTACTGTCTACACACTAAAGCTGCGCTCGCCGAATACGAGAAAAATCTTCCCGTTCCACAACAAGGTGTTGTTTCTTAGAATGCGCGCACCTTGCTCATGCTATCGGAACTGCAGGTCTAGAACTAAATAATATCTTTATACCACTCAGTCTACGAGCTGTTATTACCTCAAGgtggttatgttttcggtgttgTTTGTgcgtttgtggacagcataactagGAAGCTGAGCATGGATCCTTCTGATATATGATAGGTTGGTAGGGCCTGGGAAAACAGAGGTCAAATTTGATAATGGTCTAACTAGTGGCTTCCagtggtactgtagcagaacttcccctattctgggggggggggggggctgaatTCAGGGCGGCCGACAACTGAATTAAAGAACATTTGTGAAGCTAACGCCACACTAACGTTCGTGGACCACCCAAAACTATGGCTCGGTCGCGATCACAACGAGAAGATGTTCACAAGTGACGGATGCCACCTGAGCAGTGATGGCGTCAGAGTAATGGCCTACAATCTGAAGAAACAGACCACAGGACTCCTTGGCCTCCAGCCTACAAAACAAGGCCAACACCGACGCATAGGGAACCAATGTCGCGTTCGTTACAATAATGATCGGCGGAGCAGTACTAGTATTCCACGTACCCCTCCCTCTCCTAACCGCGAACGGCAGACAACATCCAGACAAGGAAATGTACCGGGCTAACTACCCCATGCCTCGGCCGACACAGTACCTGCCAACGCCACCCCCTTCCCCGGACCGACGCGCCATGGGACCCTTCCATCTTCCTCCCGTCCAGTGGAACAGCGAATGGCCGTCAGTGATGGAACTTTAACACAGTACCAGTatatgccatactctgtacattgtgcaattgttgtgcaataaagctAATATTGTTACATGTGACCGATACCTTCTGTTCCATAGTGTTCAATATAAGTTCCATGTGTATCTgaacagtgttcagcaccaaggacaggtctcgTGCTTGCTTGTGGACGACCGaccgattttttttttgttatataTTGCATAGTTGGCCTGTATTGGGAAACTCACAAGCAACCAACAGTTTTTGTTAAAAGTGAAAATTATGTTGTTCTAAAGTATTTATCTGTTCTTAaatcaaaagcgtcacctagcatTCCGAATTGATACTACAGTCATCTACCGAAATAGAAGCGTACGCTTCgttttcatggatcaaaagtgtCACCTAGCAACCCTTACTTGTAACGTTACTGCAATTATCCACCATCATAAATGCCTTGTTCTCATGGAATACTACACCAACAATAGACGGAATACTTAAAATGATTCATAGAGAGCTAGAATATAAATTTCCGTGTTTTGCGACCCTGCCATTCATGACACCATGGGCTGATTCCCTCCATTACCAGTGTCAGTTTGGTCATACATGCCATCAAAGATGGCAAAATACCAATCACAGAAACTGAAGAAGAAGCGTTATAATCTGTCAACTTGTCTTTATATGCCTGACAGGTGTGGTGAGCAGCTGCTAAGACAGGTATGTTTTTtaagtgcatgtatgtatgtttatgtgtgtgtgtttatgtatgtttgagtgtgtgtgtgtatgtttgtctttgtgtgtatgtgtgtgtgtttgtatgtgtgtgtgtatggtttgtgtgtatgtgtgtgtgtgtgtgtgtgtgtatgtatgtgtctgcaggtatgtattatgtatgtatgtttagcACAGATAataggtatgtttgtgtgtgagaggGTTTGTACGACTAAAAGCGTTGAACACTAAAAACCGGTCACTTGCTTGTGCTTGGACAACTGGCCTAATTAAATATTGAGTTTCACGACCTCTTTCTTTTGCCacatgatgttaaccttttcgagtgatgCATCATAACTGTTTCTCACAAATTATTATACAAATAATTGATAAGGTCCTGGCGTTGTACTAGAGCGACTGTTAAATCAAATTATTAAACAcacaatatatacatttatCATATCACGTGATCCCTGGATATCGATTAAAAAACCCCCATCTGAAACGGACTTTATTTGCTAACTGTATTGGAACGATAAAAACAATAAGCCCCGGAGAGAGAAAACCAATTACAATCACCAGATTTTACTACACAAAATACTAACgtgaatatcattacaatcagtCATGTGCATAGCAGACAAACAACTTTCGATTGAAATGCCCTTCCCATTGTTCGGGCTTATTTTACATGTGtctcatgatgatgatgatctaaaTATCTACACTTCTTGCCCACAGAGCAAAATGCGGTAGGCACACTATTACGTCAAACGTTAGAGGTAAAACATCATTACTTGTACTGTTGATAGAATTCAATGGGAGAAACAAGATTCAAGCATATAATaataaagatataaaagaaaCACTCCCCTAAGACCATAATGAACTACAATGAAATCCTAACCGATATTGAAAACCCCTCAGACCATATATAGTGAACTTATTACCCTTGACCTGTGGCTCCCAACATATGTTGGTTAAATTGCTGTATTCATTACTTAATTGTCTGCGTTCATTTGTTTCAACTATTATATTCAGATAAGGGGGAGATCACACATGGACGATATTGGTCACTCTTTCTCACTCCTGTACTTTCTAacctatttttttttcaaactgcaCATTGTGTTTTTAACTTGGGCAAAATAGAATCTGATACAACAAAATACTATCGCTGGCCTAGAATACAACTGCGTAGTAAGTGTTTGGATTTTAGAAAGGTTTTCTGAGATCAGAAAAGGTTAGATGATTCAGATAACGCCTTAATGTTACCATGTGTGTGTCACAGCTCATCACGTGATCCCATGTTCTCTCCAATAGGCCCGTACGCAGGTTCTATCAAACGTGTAACAAGTTTCAGCGTCTCAATGTCCAACCCTCGCAGCTCTTCTTCAGTTAAGTACCCTTTCTGATCTTTGTCCATGCGGAAAAAGACTTTTCTAACATACTCCATGTGCTCTTCTCCTAACTGCTCGTCTTCTTGTTCATCCAGCATGTTGTGCGCGTAAAGGATCGAGAGAACCTCAGGCGTAAACTTGTCGAGTTCTTCGTCTTCCATTTCGTCCAGAAAGATGTTCCTCATCGTCTCCACGTTTATGTACCCCATGTCAATGACCTTGTCTCCCTTCTTGTACGTCCACTGTAGTGTGACGTCACTCAGTGCCGTGTATTTGTCGATGTCTCTTGTGGCGCAGTCTGAGTCGTTAAACTCACGGAAGGGGTCCCACATGATGGTGGCGGCCACGCTGCGCCCGTACGACCTGACTTGATGGAAATAACGCGACGGAATGAAGATACAGTCTCCGGGTTGGAGGGTGGCCCAGGTCCAGGGAACTTCTAACACTTCTGGATTTTTCACGAGGTCGACTTTATCCACATTCATGTGAGTGAAACCGGATCCGGATTTTTTGTTGTCCGCCAAGTCCAGCTTATCTCCGTACTTGTTGGGTATCATGATGAAGTCTTTCCGCCCAGAGATCAGACAGTGGAGGTTGTGGTCGGCGTCATAGTGTAGAACCGACCTCGTCCCACCGGACGATAACTACAGGTTCGACTCTAGGATGCTATCCTTAAAATTCCCACAGAGTAGCGAGCGAGGCACCTGCATTTCGGCTCTCATGGGGTCGGGCAGCAAAGACACCACGTACCATTGCTTGTGGTGGTAGTTGTCTAGGAACTCGCTCAGGGACATCCTCAGGCGCACAGGATTCATACGATCTTCGATCTTCTTCTCGATCAGGACGTCCAAGTCTCCATAAT
Protein-coding regions in this window:
- the LOC136441706 gene encoding uncharacterized protein produces the protein MIPNKYGDKLDLADNKKSGSGFTHMNVDKVDLVKNPEVLEVPWTWATLQPGDCIFIPSRYFHQVRSYGRSVAATIMWDPFREFNDSDCATRDIDKYTALSDVTLQWTYKKGDKVIDMGYINVETMRNIFLDEMEDEELDKFTPEVLSILYAHNMLDEQEDEQLGEEHMEYVRKVFFRMDKDQKGYLTEEELRGLDIETLKLVTRLIEPAYGPIGENMGSRDEL